A DNA window from Selenomonas sp. oral taxon 126 contains the following coding sequences:
- a CDS encoding bifunctional metallophosphatase/5'-nucleotidase, producing MKTKLKRLLGSLAAGFLVSALPLTAWADAVILHTNDIHCGIAKNIHIAAVTQYKHDLQKENPEVILVDAGDAIQGEPIGSLSRGAAIIRIMDSADYDFAIPGNHEYDFGMDRYLELAAQLGCGYYSCNFIDKRTGEPVFPTHKHITLDGKKIALIGVTTPETLISSSPKFFQDENGKYIYGFCEDEDGTKLYAQVQKTVDQARAEGAEYVVLVAHLGTTGAVPVWSSGALAAHTSGINVIIDGHSHEQYTRIDKNKDGEDVLVEQTGTKLATVGKIVIHDDGSVSGELVKGLTALDPTVKQVADEEMSKADEQLARPVGTATVDLVTDIDGVLRVRRGETNIGDFVTDALRASTNADVAIVNGGSFRTPILTGTITYNTLSSTFPFTNTLVKRSVMGQQLLDALELGAAKYPEDSGGFLHVSGLTYTIDARVPSSVERDGQGGFVRVAGEYRVRDVMVNGEPLDLTQDYTVVGTSYIMRNSGNGMTMFDGTPILLDSALSDVETIAAYIEAQGGSIGAGYENPEGQGRITIIE from the coding sequence ATGAAAACGAAGCTCAAAAGGCTGCTCGGCAGTCTCGCCGCAGGATTCCTTGTCTCTGCACTGCCGCTGACCGCGTGGGCGGATGCCGTCATTCTCCACACGAACGACATCCACTGCGGCATCGCGAAGAACATCCACATCGCCGCCGTTACGCAGTACAAACATGACCTTCAGAAGGAGAATCCGGAGGTCATCCTCGTGGATGCGGGCGATGCCATTCAGGGCGAACCGATCGGTAGCCTGTCCCGAGGTGCGGCAATCATCCGCATCATGGACAGTGCGGATTACGACTTCGCCATCCCCGGCAATCACGAGTACGACTTCGGCATGGATCGCTATCTGGAGCTCGCCGCGCAGCTTGGGTGCGGCTACTACAGCTGCAACTTCATCGACAAGCGCACGGGCGAGCCTGTCTTTCCAACGCATAAGCACATCACGCTCGACGGCAAGAAGATTGCGCTCATCGGTGTGACGACGCCCGAGACACTCATATCCTCCTCGCCGAAGTTCTTTCAGGATGAAAATGGAAAGTACATCTATGGATTCTGCGAGGACGAGGACGGCACAAAGCTCTATGCACAGGTGCAGAAGACCGTCGATCAGGCGCGTGCCGAAGGGGCGGAGTATGTCGTGCTCGTCGCGCATCTCGGCACGACCGGTGCAGTCCCCGTCTGGTCGAGCGGCGCTCTGGCGGCACACACGAGCGGCATCAACGTCATCATCGACGGGCATTCCCACGAGCAGTATACGCGCATCGACAAGAACAAGGACGGCGAAGACGTTCTCGTTGAGCAGACCGGAACGAAGCTGGCAACAGTCGGCAAGATCGTCATTCACGACGATGGCAGTGTCAGCGGCGAGCTCGTGAAGGGGCTGACCGCGCTCGATCCGACCGTCAAGCAGGTCGCGGACGAGGAAATGTCGAAGGCGGACGAACAGCTTGCGAGACCTGTCGGCACGGCGACCGTCGACCTCGTGACGGACATCGACGGCGTGCTCCGCGTGCGCAGGGGCGAGACGAATATCGGCGACTTTGTGACAGATGCCCTCCGTGCGTCCACGAATGCCGATGTGGCGATCGTCAACGGCGGCAGCTTCCGTACGCCGATTCTGACAGGGACGATTACCTACAACACACTTTCGAGCACATTCCCCTTTACGAATACCCTCGTTAAGCGCAGCGTCATGGGGCAGCAGTTGCTCGACGCGCTCGAACTCGGTGCGGCGAAGTATCCCGAAGACTCCGGCGGATTCCTCCACGTCTCGGGGCTGACCTACACCATCGACGCGCGCGTGCCGTCCTCGGTGGAGCGCGATGGACAGGGCGGCTTCGTCCGCGTCGCGGGTGAGTACCGCGTCAGGGATGTCATGGTGAATGGCGAGCCGCTCGATCTCACGCAGGACTATACCGTCGTCGGCACCTCCTACATCATGCGCAACAGCGGCAACGGCATGACCATGTTCGACGGCACGCCCATCCTCCTCGACTCTGCACTCTCCGATGTCGAAACCATCGCCGCCTATATTGAGGCACAGGGCGGCAGCATTGGCGCGGGCTATGAGAACCCCGAGGGGCAGGGACGCATTACGATTATTGAGTAG
- a CDS encoding transposase: QRKPAYNLQYGVEASFIVWAGIYANPTDTRTLIPFLEDFQEYIGTRSRNIIADAGYESEENYLYLRDKGQASYIKPNNYEISKKRKWKNDIGRRENMVYLAGEDVYLCAEGKRLSAVGTRRTKSAGGYISEKTIYAYAECRECERKGQCIHGNHSKIPLQERVKRLEVSKVFQREREENLARIRSTEGILLRMNRSIQVEGAFAQIKENFGFRRFLTRGQESVLGEAILLALAHNVLRLHEKIQRDAVGRHLIALKEAG; encoded by the coding sequence GTCAGCGAAAGCCCGCCTACAACCTCCAATATGGTGTAGAGGCATCCTTCATCGTATGGGCAGGTATCTATGCGAATCCGACGGATACAAGGACACTCATCCCGTTCTTGGAAGATTTTCAGGAATACATCGGAACAAGAAGCAGGAACATCATCGCCGATGCAGGCTATGAGAGTGAGGAGAACTACCTGTATCTGCGGGACAAGGGACAGGCATCCTACATCAAGCCGAACAACTACGAGATCAGCAAGAAGCGCAAGTGGAAGAACGACATTGGACGGCGTGAAAACATGGTGTATCTTGCAGGAGAGGACGTCTACCTATGTGCCGAGGGCAAACGCCTCAGTGCGGTGGGCACGCGCAGGACAAAGAGTGCAGGCGGATACATCAGTGAAAAGACGATCTATGCGTACGCGGAGTGCAGGGAGTGTGAACGGAAGGGGCAGTGCATCCACGGCAACCACAGCAAGATACCGCTTCAGGAGCGGGTAAAACGGTTGGAAGTGAGCAAAGTCTTTCAGCGGGAGCGGGAGGAAAATCTAGCACGGATACGCAGCACGGAGGGAATCCTCCTGCGGATGAATCGGAGCATACAGGTAGAGGGTGCATTTGCACAGATCAAGGAGAACTTCGGATTCCGACGGTTTCTGACGCGGGGACAAGAGAGCGTCTTAGGAGAAGCAATCCTGCTGGCACTTGCTCACAATGTCTTGCGGTTGCACGAAAAGATACAGCGGGACGCGGTGGGGCGGCATCTTATTGCGCTCAAGGAAGCTGGATAG
- a CDS encoding transposase — protein sequence LSFHRAERNLIAPHKLLAILIYAYMNRIYSSRRIEDACRRDINFMYLLEGCPAPDHTTIARFRKKHFAPCAKEILAQMALLLGEVGAVSFQNLFVDGTKIESVSNRYSFVWKKGVQKHCSRLMEKLSAFLAYVEKEFGIHLRHGGDIHVRHLKRLRRRLKHVQKAQGIVFVYGSGRRKSMLQRAIETLDTYLLRLKDYTKKLHICGARNSFSKTDTEATFMRMKEDAMKNGQRKPAYNLQYGVEASFIVWAGIYANPTDTRTLIPFLEDFQEYIGTRSRNIIADAGYESEENYLYLRDKGQASYIKPNNYEISKKRKWKNDIGRRENMVYLAGENVYLCAE from the coding sequence TTTTGAGCTTCCACCGAGCAGAGCGAAACCTCATCGCACCGCACAAACTGCTCGCCATCCTCATCTATGCCTACATGAACCGCATCTACAGTTCCCGCCGCATCGAGGATGCCTGTCGCAGGGACATCAACTTCATGTACCTCTTGGAGGGCTGTCCTGCGCCCGATCATACGACCATCGCCCGTTTTCGCAAGAAGCACTTCGCTCCCTGTGCCAAGGAGATTCTCGCACAGATGGCACTCCTGCTCGGGGAGGTTGGTGCAGTCTCATTTCAGAACCTCTTTGTGGACGGAACTAAGATCGAGTCCGTCTCCAATCGGTACAGCTTCGTCTGGAAGAAGGGCGTCCAAAAGCACTGCAGCAGGCTTATGGAGAAGCTTTCTGCTTTTCTTGCATACGTGGAGAAGGAGTTCGGTATCCATCTGCGCCATGGCGGGGACATCCACGTCCGACATCTGAAACGACTGCGCCGCCGCTTGAAGCACGTGCAGAAGGCGCAGGGCATCGTCTTCGTCTATGGGAGCGGAAGACGAAAGAGCATGCTTCAGCGTGCAATAGAGACACTGGACACGTATCTTCTCCGTCTGAAGGACTACACGAAGAAACTCCACATCTGCGGGGCACGTAACAGCTTTTCAAAGACCGACACGGAGGCAACCTTCATGCGGATGAAAGAAGATGCGATGAAGAACGGTCAGCGAAAGCCCGCCTACAACCTCCAATATGGTGTAGAGGCATCCTTCATCGTATGGGCAGGTATCTATGCGAATCCGACGGATACAAGGACACTCATCCCGTTCTTGGAAGATTTTCAGGAATACATCGGAACAAGAAGCAGGAACATCATCGCCGATGCAGGCTATGAGAGTGAGGAGAACTACCTGTATCTGCGGGACAAGGGACAGGCATCCTACATCAAGCCGAACAACTACGAGATCAGCAAGAAGCGCAAGTGGAAGAACGACATTGGACGGCGTGAGAACATGGTGTATCTTGCAGGAGAGAACGTCTACCTATGTGCCGAGG
- a CDS encoding Rpn family recombination-promoting nuclease/putative transposase, with translation MSGYRIKPWEELTIRDDYMFKLIMSRKRICKQMLERILHIEIEDIHYLETEKSVSVRYHSKGVRLDVYVKDDAGTVYNIEMQVRKPEGDGLSKRTRYYQSMMDADLLASGADYDSLNPTIIIFICPFDPFDTGRYLYTFENRCVEDTDLRLQDDARKIFLNTKGTIGEIDSSIKAFLQYVDGVLTADRFVQEIDEEIQKVKMIEGEAVGYMTYEMKMKEERKEGMRDVLHIIPLLGKNLPLEEIAKKTGCTIEYLRQLKAVIPAANNGVS, from the coding sequence ATGAGTGGGTATCGGATCAAGCCGTGGGAAGAGCTGACGATTCGGGACGATTATATGTTTAAGCTCATCATGAGTCGCAAGCGTATATGCAAGCAGATGCTTGAGCGGATTCTTCACATTGAGATCGAGGATATTCATTATCTTGAGACGGAGAAATCTGTGTCGGTGCGTTATCACAGCAAAGGTGTTCGTTTGGATGTCTATGTAAAAGACGATGCGGGAACAGTCTATAACATCGAGATGCAGGTGCGAAAGCCCGAGGGTGACGGACTCTCGAAGCGTACGCGTTACTATCAGTCGATGATGGATGCCGACTTGCTCGCATCGGGCGCGGACTATGACAGCCTGAACCCGACCATTATCATCTTTATCTGTCCGTTCGATCCGTTTGATACAGGACGATATCTCTATACGTTTGAGAACCGCTGTGTCGAGGATACGGATTTACGGTTGCAGGATGATGCGCGCAAGATATTTCTCAATACGAAGGGCACGATAGGAGAGATCGACTCCTCCATCAAGGCATTCTTGCAGTATGTCGATGGAGTGCTGACAGCAGATCGCTTTGTGCAGGAGATTGATGAGGAGATACAGAAGGTCAAGATGATCGAAGGAGAGGCGGTGGGTTACATGACGTACGAGATGAAGATGAAAGAGGAGCGGAAAGAAGGAATGAGGGATGTGCTGCACATTATTCCGCTTCTGGGAAAAAACCTACCTTTAGAAGAAATAGCTAAAAAAACTGGGTGCACGATTGAGTACCTGCGCCAATTAAAAGCTGTCATTCCGGCCGCAAATAACGGTGTTTCTTGA